CAAAAGCTACAAGGGTATTTCCAATTCCTTGTCCAATTAACTCTTTATTAGAACTATGTTTTGTTTTAGTAATTGAGTCTGCAACTAATGATGTTAATAAAGTATCTATAGTTCCTAAAAGCGCTAAAGTTATTGCTAGAAGAATTATATCTTTAGATTTTGAAAATTCAAAAACTGGCATAGTAAACTCTGGCAAACTAGTTGGAATCTCACCTATTGTTTTTACATCAAAACTAAAAAATACACTAATAATTGTCATAATAGTTAAGGCCAAAAGTGCAGGAGGCACAAGCTTTGCAACTTTTTTTGGAGTTATAAGCATAATTAACAAGGTAAAAAATGATAATATCAGTGATTCAAAGCTTAAGTTCGTAAAAGTCGATGGCAATTCAAATATAGTTTTTAATACAGAACTTTCAGAATCAACTCCTAAAAAAGGATTGATTTGTAAAATTATAATTATAATTCCAATTCCACTCATAAATCCAGAAATCACTGGATAAGGGATGTATCTTACAAATTTACCTATTTTTAAAACTCCAAATAAAATCTGAAAAATACCTGAAAGAAGTACAACACTCATCACTGCATTAATATCATTATGAAACATAACAATAGCACTTGCAACAACTACTGTCATTGGACCAGTAGGTCCAGATATTTGAGAAGAAGTACCACCAAATAAAGAAGCGAAAAAACCTAATATTATTGCTCCATATAGTCCAGCAACTGCACCAGCACCACTTGCTACACCAAAGGCTAAAGCTAAGGGTAGTGCAATAATTGCAGCTGTTAAACCACCAAAAAAGTCGCCTTTTAAATTTGACAACATTTTACTCCTTTATAATTCAATTAAAAGATAATAATAAGTTCACCTTATCTATCTTTGCATTTAGTGTACTCCTTTTTTGCTTATAAAATATTTTACCTTGTATGATATTATAATCTTTAAATAAGTTATACTTATAAATTTTATCTTTAAATTTTATCCATATTTTTAAACTCTTTTAACTCACTTTTATTAAAACTTGAAATTTGTGTACCTAAAAGTAAATTTATCATCAAAAAAATTGAAAGTAAGTTTTTTTTCACGTTGAAATCCTTTTTATTTGTTAGAATTATTTTAATAGATATTTGTGGAACAATAGTTTTTAAAAGGATAGAATATGCAAAATTTTGATTTGATAATAATTGGAGCAGGAAGAGCTAGTAATATTGCTGCAAAAGCTGGAAAACTTGGTAAAAAAGTAGCGCTTATTGAAAAGTCTACTCTGGGAGGCACATGTCCAAATAGAGGCTGTGTTCCATCAAAACTTCTAATAGGCTATGCCCAAAAAATTAGAGAAATAAAAGAGTCAAAAAAGCACTTTATTAGAGCAATAATAGATGATATAGACCAAGAAGAGATATTTAAACGCACAAATGAGTATATTTACAGTGTTGAAGAAAATTATAAAAAGAAATTAAATGATAATGTAACTATATTCAAAGGGGAGGGAAGCTTTTTAGATAATAAAATAGTAAAAGTAAACAACACAAAACTAACTGCACCTAAAATAATAATTGCAACAGGAACAAGACCAACAAAAGTTCCTTTTGAAAATGCATGGACAAGTGATGATATTTTTCCTTTGATAAAAGAGATACCTGATTCTATAACAATAGTTGGAGGTGGTTTTATAGCTTGTGAATTAGCAAACTTTTTTGATGCAATTGGAGTAGAAACAACGCAATTAGTAAGAGGTGATACTCTTTTAGAAAATGAAGATGAAGAAATAAGTGAAATTTTCAAAGAACAATACTGCAAAAATGTAAATGTAAAATTTAATATATCTATTAAAAATGCATTATATAAAAACAACTCTTTTGAAATAGAGTTAGATAATGATGAAACATATAAAAATGATGCTTTACTTTTTGCAATAGGAAGAGCTTCAAATGCTGATACTTTAAAACTTGAAAATACTAATATAAAATTAAATGAAAAAGGTTTTATTAAAAGAGATGAGTTTTTTCAAACTGATGTTGAAGGTGTTTATGTAGTAGGTGATGCAAGTGGAGAACATATGCTTCAACACGCTGCTGCATTTGAAATGAATCACCTATTTAAAATGTTATTTGAAGATGAGAAAGAGCCTTTAAAATTCAAATACATGCCCCATGCTGTATTTAGTCATCCAGAAGTTGCAAGTGTTGGATTAACAGAAAAAAAAGCAAAAGAACAAAATATAAAATATGTTACATCAACTACAAGTTGGCTTGCAAGTGCAAAAGCTCAAGCACTAAAAATCAAATATCCAAGAACTAAATTTATTCTAAATCCAGATACATATGAAATTTTGGGTTGTCATCTAATTGGATATGAAAGTGCTACTATGATACATCAAGTTTTAGCAATAATGCATCTTCAAAATGATATTAGAAATTTAAAGGAGATGTTATATATTCATCCTGCTTTAAGTGAAGCATTACTTCCAGCAGCTGTACAAGCAGTAAAAGCGATACATGAATATAAAGAGTCAAAGAAGATATGACTCTTTATAGGTAATTATTTAGTTAGATTTTGTGCAACAAAATCCCAGTTTACTAGTTTCCAAAAGTTTTCTAAGTATGCTGGTCTTGCGTTTCTACAGTCGATGTAGTATG
The window above is part of the Malaciobacter marinus genome. Proteins encoded here:
- a CDS encoding SulP family inorganic anion transporter, with protein sequence MLSNLKGDFFGGLTAAIIALPLALAFGVASGAGAVAGLYGAIILGFFASLFGGTSSQISGPTGPMTVVVASAIVMFHNDINAVMSVVLLSGIFQILFGVLKIGKFVRYIPYPVISGFMSGIGIIIIILQINPFLGVDSESSVLKTIFELPSTFTNLSFESLILSFFTLLIMLITPKKVAKLVPPALLALTIMTIISVFFSFDVKTIGEIPTSLPEFTMPVFEFSKSKDIILLAITLALLGTIDTLLTSLVADSITKTKHSSNKELIGQGIGNTLVAFVGGIPGAGATMRTVVNVKSGGRTKLSGIIHALVLVLIVLFLAPIASQIPLAVLAGILMKVGLDILDYKFLKVAKYAPRNDLIVMVIVFLLTVFVDLIMAVGVGITLASLLIVYRISKEAKLNISLEKEVFSEEKGNEKVRVLDINGAFFFGSASFFEEEINKLLDTEKLIINCTNVPFMDISAIFTLEELILKLKDLNIEICLVLKQRHVDKIQTVDKREIFKDIAIYKTVQEAFA
- a CDS encoding dihydrolipoyl dehydrogenase family protein, encoding MQNFDLIIIGAGRASNIAAKAGKLGKKVALIEKSTLGGTCPNRGCVPSKLLIGYAQKIREIKESKKHFIRAIIDDIDQEEIFKRTNEYIYSVEENYKKKLNDNVTIFKGEGSFLDNKIVKVNNTKLTAPKIIIATGTRPTKVPFENAWTSDDIFPLIKEIPDSITIVGGGFIACELANFFDAIGVETTQLVRGDTLLENEDEEISEIFKEQYCKNVNVKFNISIKNALYKNNSFEIELDNDETYKNDALLFAIGRASNADTLKLENTNIKLNEKGFIKRDEFFQTDVEGVYVVGDASGEHMLQHAAAFEMNHLFKMLFEDEKEPLKFKYMPHAVFSHPEVASVGLTEKKAKEQNIKYVTSTTSWLASAKAQALKIKYPRTKFILNPDTYEILGCHLIGYESATMIHQVLAIMHLQNDIRNLKEMLYIHPALSEALLPAAVQAVKAIHEYKESKKI